In the Thiomicrorhabdus sp. genome, one interval contains:
- the hisI gene encoding phosphoribosyl-AMP cyclohydrolase yields the protein MSNITFKQLEKSSQGDRYDWQDLKSQIKFDADGLIPAIAQQYDSKEVLMMAWMNEKSLQETLETGRVCYWSRSRQNYWRKGEESGQIQTLKELRFDCDGDAILVLVDQTGPACHTGRRSCFYTLVDKEHAEITSDPLIDPATLYKK from the coding sequence ATGAGCAATATCACTTTCAAACAACTTGAGAAAAGCTCGCAGGGCGACCGCTACGACTGGCAGGATCTGAAATCGCAGATCAAATTCGACGCCGATGGACTGATTCCGGCCATCGCCCAGCAATACGACAGCAAAGAAGTGCTGATGATGGCCTGGATGAACGAAAAATCCCTGCAGGAAACCTTGGAAACCGGTCGCGTCTGCTACTGGTCACGCTCGCGGCAAAACTACTGGCGCAAGGGCGAAGAATCCGGGCAAATTCAAACCCTGAAAGAACTGCGTTTTGATTGCGACGGCGATGCCATCTTAGTTCTGGTTGATCAAACCGGCCCCGCCTGCCATACCGGACGGCGCAGCTGTTTTTACACTCTGGTTGACAAGGAACACGCCGAAATTACCAGCGATCCCCTGATTGACCCGGCGACCCTGTATAAGAAATAA
- a CDS encoding tRNA pseudouridine(13) synthase TruD, with translation MQDADWRHFDFDRLSFAWGEPESRAYLKWLPEDFKVEEKMAFELSGEGEHLWCWVEKIGQNSDWVATKLADWAGISKRNVGMAGQKDRHARTQQWFSLNLAGRPDPDLANFREEGVRILKMQRHQRKLQKGALQGNRFCLRLRAFEGDRAEIEKRLEKIGNEGVPNYFGEQRFGHAGKNLLQAQKMLAGKRFRMSPNQKSLYLSSLRSWMFNVYLSRRVSEGSWNRLVAGDKLQLQGSQRWFVDDGSEDLEQRVTDLDLHPTGPLYGEEGASDTSTPSGVLEQETARLFQDWIDGMQQWRLKGDRRSLRLWPENLQYRWLEGEPVAGLSETEAALPVLEVVFDLPAGSFATMVVREMTALKRVRETN, from the coding sequence ATGCAGGATGCTGATTGGCGTCACTTTGATTTTGACCGTTTGAGTTTTGCCTGGGGCGAGCCCGAAAGCCGGGCTTATCTGAAATGGCTGCCGGAAGACTTCAAGGTCGAAGAGAAAATGGCTTTCGAGTTGAGCGGAGAAGGTGAACATCTCTGGTGCTGGGTGGAAAAAATCGGTCAAAACAGTGACTGGGTAGCGACAAAATTAGCCGATTGGGCCGGAATTTCTAAACGCAATGTCGGCATGGCAGGGCAAAAAGATCGCCATGCGCGAACGCAACAATGGTTCAGTTTGAACTTGGCCGGTCGCCCCGATCCCGATCTGGCAAACTTCCGGGAAGAGGGTGTTCGTATTCTTAAGATGCAGCGACATCAGAGAAAATTGCAGAAAGGTGCCTTGCAGGGGAACCGTTTCTGTTTGCGTTTACGTGCTTTCGAAGGCGATCGGGCCGAGATTGAAAAACGCCTGGAAAAGATCGGAAACGAGGGCGTGCCGAACTACTTCGGTGAACAACGCTTCGGACATGCTGGAAAAAACCTGTTGCAGGCGCAAAAAATGCTGGCAGGCAAACGTTTTCGGATGTCGCCGAACCAGAAAAGTCTTTACCTTTCTTCGTTGCGTTCCTGGATGTTTAATGTGTATTTAAGTCGAAGGGTTTCGGAAGGGAGCTGGAATCGATTGGTTGCAGGGGATAAATTGCAATTACAGGGATCGCAGCGCTGGTTTGTCGATGATGGTTCCGAGGACCTCGAGCAAAGGGTAACGGATTTGGATCTGCATCCGACCGGACCTCTCTATGGTGAGGAAGGCGCTTCGGATACATCGACGCCAAGCGGTGTTTTGGAGCAGGAAACGGCCCGATTGTTTCAGGATTGGATTGACGGCATGCAGCAGTGGCGTTTGAAAGGGGATCGTCGTTCATTGCGCCTGTGGCCGGAGAATTTGCAGTATCGCTGGCTGGAAGGCGAACCGGTGGCGGGGTTGAGTGAAACAGAAGCGGCCTTGCCTGTGCTTGAAGTGGTGTTTGATCTGCCTGCCGGCAGTTTCGCGACAATGGTGGTTCGAGAAATGACGGCTCTGAAACGCGTGCGGGAAACCAATTAG
- a CDS encoding TIM44-like domain-containing protein has translation MKKILSPGFTLLLSVFFVLFSLSQSAQAKRLGGGSFGYSKPIAQKTQPAPAQKKSAETTGSSSAATAGRSSGASKWLGPLAGLVAGGLLAAMIFGDGFEGIQFLDILLFALIAFILFKVFASRRSQSERLSTENYRQPTQPVSSQPANEYFRDTTPAYDPHSGGSIIGSGLGEMPSQDAVSIETIPGWFDEHAFLQGAKQHFAVLQHAWDQGDLSVLSDYCTDELYAELQAELDRSGINEHATKIDTLHAEIVETAQDGDYFVVSVRFNGFIAEDGGEAHAFNDVWHIRRLVEGEGNWQLAGIQPGH, from the coding sequence GTGAAAAAGATATTATCGCCGGGCTTCACTCTTTTGCTGAGTGTGTTTTTCGTACTTTTCAGCTTGTCGCAAAGCGCGCAGGCAAAACGTCTTGGCGGCGGCAGTTTCGGGTATTCCAAGCCGATCGCCCAGAAAACACAACCGGCCCCGGCGCAGAAAAAAAGCGCCGAGACGACAGGCAGCAGCAGCGCGGCGACGGCTGGTCGCAGTAGTGGTGCCTCCAAGTGGTTGGGGCCGCTTGCCGGGTTGGTAGCAGGTGGTCTGCTGGCGGCGATGATTTTTGGTGACGGCTTTGAAGGCATTCAGTTTTTGGATATTTTGTTGTTCGCTCTGATCGCTTTCATTCTGTTCAAGGTGTTTGCTTCGCGCAGATCCCAGAGCGAGCGTTTGTCCACCGAAAATTACCGCCAGCCGACCCAGCCGGTTTCTTCTCAACCGGCGAATGAATATTTCCGTGATACCACTCCGGCATATGATCCACACTCGGGTGGATCGATTATCGGTTCCGGGCTGGGTGAAATGCCGAGTCAGGATGCCGTGAGTATTGAAACCATTCCGGGCTGGTTTGACGAACACGCCTTCTTGCAGGGTGCGAAACAGCACTTTGCGGTATTGCAACATGCCTGGGATCAGGGGGATCTTTCGGTTCTGAGTGATTACTGTACGGATGAATTGTATGCAGAACTGCAAGCAGAGCTTGACCGTTCGGGAATTAACGAGCATGCTACCAAGATTGATACGTTGCATGCCGAGATTGTCGAAACCGCACAAGATGGCGATTACTTCGTTGTCAGTGTTCGTTTTAACGGTTTTATTGCCGAAGATGGCGGCGAAGCGCATGCTTTCAACGATGTCTGGCACATTCGTCGCTTGGTTGAAGGCGAGGGGAACTGGCAGTTGGCCGGGATTCAGCCGGGTCACTAA
- a CDS encoding 5'/3'-nucleotidase SurE: MRLKYLPLLAAAFATPSYALNIVIANDDSYETANVQQLKLKLEEAGHNVLLSVPCAHQSGKGGSMGSYMTNMPVHKLEAGTNGILSVNDDTQAADGYCVGDLEADKATKTFQEFKDGTPLIASAHGIYKANEIWGTNPDLLISGPNEGRNVGFAVFISGTLGAAHQAIVSGIPAIAISAGSTPGDEADALTYAKTIGSMAVDIVEKLQASRKDGEALLPPKMGLNVNTPDFGKLAGAEYKFTDVNWNSGMAIQWSNLGEGYGGYYGYTTEMGLYGLNFMPSNPTGDVDPNSEANAVDDGYIAISTIDATENAIKAKSDLQ; this comes from the coding sequence ATGCGCTTAAAGTACTTACCCCTTCTCGCCGCGGCCTTCGCGACACCTTCTTACGCTCTGAACATTGTAATTGCCAACGACGACTCTTATGAAACCGCCAATGTCCAACAGCTGAAACTAAAACTCGAAGAAGCCGGGCACAATGTCTTGCTATCGGTTCCTTGCGCGCATCAAAGCGGCAAAGGCGGCAGCATGGGTTCTTATATGACCAATATGCCGGTTCATAAACTCGAAGCCGGCACGAATGGCATCCTCTCGGTCAACGACGACACTCAAGCCGCCGACGGTTATTGCGTTGGAGACCTGGAAGCCGACAAGGCGACAAAAACATTCCAGGAATTTAAAGACGGGACACCACTTATCGCATCCGCCCACGGCATTTACAAAGCCAATGAAATCTGGGGAACCAACCCTGATCTATTGATTTCCGGACCAAACGAAGGACGCAATGTCGGTTTTGCCGTCTTCATCTCGGGAACTCTGGGCGCCGCGCATCAGGCGATTGTTTCCGGCATTCCGGCAATTGCAATCAGCGCAGGAAGCACTCCTGGCGATGAAGCGGACGCACTGACTTACGCCAAAACCATCGGCAGCATGGCCGTGGACATCGTGGAAAAACTGCAAGCGTCTCGCAAGGACGGCGAAGCACTACTACCGCCTAAAATGGGTTTGAATGTCAATACGCCGGATTTCGGCAAACTGGCTGGTGCCGAATACAAGTTTACCGATGTAAACTGGAATTCAGGCATGGCGATTCAATGGTCTAACCTTGGTGAAGGTTACGGCGGCTACTACGGCTATACCACCGAAATGGGACTTTACGGCTTGAACTTCATGCCGAGTAATCCAACCGGTGACGTCGACCCGAACTCCGAAGCCAATGCCGTTGACGATGGGTACATCGCCATCTCGACCATTGATGCAACTGAAAACGCGATCAAAGCAAAATCCGACCTACAGTAA
- a CDS encoding methyltransferase, which translates to MADIETLKKDLHIDAHLMGKNLQFATTWGIFSPREIDSGTDLFLKHLNIKEDEIALDIGCGYGPIGLAIAANAPAGQVHMVDKDFVAVDYANKNAQLNGLTNAKAYLSNGFECGVARDSVYHRGVKYSRQGR; encoded by the coding sequence GTGGCCGACATCGAGACCTTAAAAAAAGACTTGCATATCGACGCCCATCTAATGGGTAAAAACCTGCAATTTGCAACGACCTGGGGGATTTTCAGCCCTCGCGAAATCGATTCGGGAACCGATCTGTTTCTAAAGCACCTGAATATTAAAGAGGATGAAATTGCTCTGGATATCGGTTGCGGCTACGGTCCGATCGGTCTGGCGATTGCCGCCAATGCGCCGGCCGGGCAAGTGCATATGGTCGACAAGGATTTTGTGGCCGTCGATTACGCCAATAAAAACGCACAATTGAATGGTTTAACAAATGCCAAAGCCTATCTGTCTAACGGTTTTGAGTGCGGTGTCGCAAGAGATTCAGTTTACCACCGTGGTGTCAAATATTCCCGCCAAGGTCGGTAA